TAAGGAAAGATGCCAGCAGATATGCAACTACGTCACCAAAGATTGTTAGAATCAGTAACATATTGCAATATCAGTTCTTTGAAAAGGAAAAAATCACAGCAGATATTTAATTATATCACCAAGAAGCAATTTTAAGATTCGAGTTCAAAGTACCATAAAGGATACAAGATGGAGATGCAAGGATAAAAAGGGTTCATACAGCTAACCACAACAAATTCAAACTCTAATGTTCAAAGTACAAGATTCATACATTTATGAGTAGGTTAAGAATCTGTTCTATTGGTTTCTCCAATACTAATGCCATCTATAACCTAGGAACCGTCCATTTAAGGGAGCACGAAAACGTTGAATTAGATGACAATAAGAAAGAAATCGATGCTAAATATTGTAAAGCAACCATctcacatataaataaatatatatgtgccTACCAAATAACTGTTGAGTGACCAGATCAGACGAGGGATTTCGATTTTTGTTTTGAAAAACTAGGTTGCGATTTTAACAACCAAAGTTTAAACAGCTAAATGAAACCCAAAGCTCGATCTTGAAGATCTACGAAACTATCTACTTCACTGGCTTCCACGACCAAATTAGAACAACCTTTTAATTGATCCTATCCAAAGGGGGCAGAGATTACCGGTGCCGAAACGCCTGTTGCTGTCTGCCCGACGAGCCGTGCGACAGAGGTATGGCTTCCTTTCGAGTCGATGATTCTTCGGAGGTGGAGGCGATTATGATGGGGTTCGGCGCAGGCACGCGTGAACCCGAGTGGGGCCGAGACGCGTGCTCGTGCGGCACACAGCTTGATTGAGAGCGCCGCAGGGACATGATAAGATCAAAGCACCGAACATGCTTTTCCTCGCGCCCACATTGATTTACCCGTGTTAACTATCCGCTCTGTGATTGGAGGAGGCTGTGACAGTCCAATGCGGGACCTTGCTTATGGACCCACTCATTGGTGGGGTCCGACTCATATGGATTGCAGCAAGTCAGGAATATTTCGGCCCCACAAGTGGCCCACATTTGTGAGTAGAGAAGATTGGATCAATTTAGTCTTTTAGTTGAAGGATATATAAACTGGTCTCGTCATGGCTCAACAAGAATTCAATGAGCAACAATTCCAGCATCAGAAACTGTAACCAGTGAAAAAAAAGTGCATTACAAACTGACCCAAGTGCTGTCTCCATGAGAGTAAGGATCAATGACCATCTTATTCCTAGTTGCATCAAACTACAATGTGAAAAGGTCTAGCACACATGGATTAGATAAGACATTGTCATGCAAAATAATGTCCTATCAAGAGGAAGAACCAGGCATGAAAGCACAACAAAATAATGATGACACAATTATTTATTGCGCTTAGTAGCACGTTTTCCTTGGCCCTTCTTTGGAGGTCCCTTCCCACGACGCTTCAACATTTCCAACTTCGCCAACCGCCTAACATAGTTAAAGAGTGGCAAAGATAAAAGTCAACCCAGATACGCAATTCAAATGAAGAAATTGATAATTGTAACTGTATTTGCACACAGCTGAAAAGACTTGTTACTTGCTGCTCATACAAAAAAGTTCTTTACAATGCTTTTTGGCAGAATCTGAAGCAGAAGATTTTAACAAAACATATATTGTCTAACCTGATAGATCAAGCACTTGATCACTTTAAGCTTACTTGGGATGAAAATAGGTACTAGTTACAAGACCCAATTAtcacaaaagaaacaaaaattaacagGGTTATATCAGTGTACTAAGATGAGATGAATATGCCCAATCAAGTTCAAAGGATGTTGGAAGCAGCATGCTGGAATAAATATCTGAATAAAATCAGGGAAAGAGATGGATGAGTGATCTTCAAACTCCACCTGTCTGTGATGTCAGAAATAAAGTTGAAGTGTCATGCTGTATCGTATTTATTTAGCTCAAGCTTCAGAGTTTGAAATCAAAAACAGTCCTAATCAAAAGTGAACAATAATGTACATGTATTATATAAACAGCTTTACAGCAGAGTGCTAAAAGATCCAAGTATTTGAACAATAAACTTAAAGTAACTCCCGAATTTTATCAATGAATGTTAAAGAGATATAACATTGTCAAGGGATGGAGAAATTTAGAATGTTTGTGATTCTTATGTTATCGTTAACAACTATGAAGAgcaaaatgttataatatttCATGAAATTAAAGTTCTGTTGAAGGTTCATACTGCTCGCCAAGTCTTTATGCATGTTGGTGTCTTAAACAAAGTAGCCAccataatatttatattaaaaccACATTCCTGCTGCAATCACCACCTCAGTGGGGCAAGGATTATGGATAATATAAATGGATGGATAGGACACAATAAGGGTGAGTATCACATTAAAGACACTTAAACAAGGTTACGATTTAGAAGCTTATTAAGCTTGACTAAAAAGAATGCTACTGAAGAATTAATATTCGGGCGTTAATACTTCGTAAGGAGCTTTCAGAATTATGAATtgactaaaaatattttttaatgtatGTCAAAGAAATCAACTAAAGATGATTGACGTAAATTCACCAAAACATCAAACAGGCAGATGAATAGACAAAGGCTCAAAAGTTTGCACAAATCCGAATATTTTGACAACTGACAAGCAGACAaacatcaaaatattgataagaaCAATGCAGGATCCTGCATATGTCTGGCATCTCAAGTGGCAGCCTTTGAACGCAGAAGAGAAATGGTCCTCAAGGTTGTAAAACTTCAATGCAGTGATGATGGAGCAACCTCAGATGGTTCAATAGAAACTGTGATATGTGTTCTAGACATGCAAGTTGCattgaaataaaataatgaagATGGAGAACATCACTACACAAGGGGGAACTAAAAACAAGGACTGCCTTATTACAGTACAAGAATTGTAACTttcatgattttttatcttttcttttcacTCTGTTTGAATGGCTACTCGTCAGTTCCCAGGCCTCGCAAAATCTAATCCCAAGAACAATGACCAGCTTGTAGTTGCCAAAAGAGATTATGGTCACAGACTTACCCTGCAGCCTCAAGCTCAAATTAAGAAAAAGCACAGGTCTGTTGATATCTCATCAATCATTCTATACAGAACCGTGATACATTTCTGTCAGCCAAGCACCAACTTATAAACGTTTTTCAACGTGCCTTATACGCGATTTGCAGACGACTATATGTAACACGTATAAGAAGCAACAGAAAACAAACAGCTACGGACACCATGTCACCAAAGCATTTCCTCACAGACGCATAAAGTCAAACAGGTAGCGCGCATCAAAGATCATGGAAGTCACAGAGTACATAGACAAATTGAGCAGCGAGAGAAGGTGGGCGTACTGTTTCTCCTCGCGGGCGATGACGAGGGGGTCGTCGTTCTTGATGTCGTAGGGGTACCACTGAGCGACCTTGTCGCCAA
The window above is part of the Musa acuminata AAA Group cultivar baxijiao chromosome BXJ2-6, Cavendish_Baxijiao_AAA, whole genome shotgun sequence genome. Proteins encoded here:
- the LOC135615128 gene encoding small ribosomal subunit protein mS33-like; translated protein: MSLKSLLTAAALQGVAEARARIFGHILNPTGKRSPHKILRKKLIGDKVAQWYPYDIKNDDPLVIAREEKQRLAKLEMLKRRGKGPPKKGQGKRATKRNK